A section of the Neorhizobium galegae bv. orientalis str. HAMBI 540 genome encodes:
- a CDS encoding transglutaminase-like cysteine peptidase codes for MKIALQARRFAVILVSVLVPVSAAVPAPRPMAAMVTGAVTSQPIGHYEFCQKYAAECSIKSRSAPSPKVSAKGWATVRQINRAVNARYIAKTDREVYGREEVWSYPTNFADCEDYALEKRKELAAQGFALSDLLMTVVRKPDGEGHAVLTLRTSDGDFILDNLDNEVKPWFATSYTFLKRQASFNTGRWVTIENGRDLLVGALK; via the coding sequence ATGAAGATAGCCTTGCAGGCGCGGCGTTTCGCCGTGATCCTAGTTAGCGTACTTGTACCAGTGAGTGCTGCAGTTCCGGCTCCAAGACCAATGGCCGCCATGGTCACGGGCGCCGTCACCTCCCAGCCGATCGGCCATTACGAATTCTGCCAGAAATATGCGGCGGAATGTTCGATCAAAAGCCGTTCCGCTCCTTCCCCCAAAGTCAGCGCCAAAGGCTGGGCTACAGTCCGTCAGATCAACCGGGCCGTGAACGCCCGCTACATCGCCAAGACCGACCGGGAAGTCTACGGCCGCGAAGAGGTCTGGAGCTATCCGACGAATTTCGCCGACTGCGAAGACTATGCACTCGAAAAGCGCAAGGAACTTGCCGCTCAGGGCTTTGCCCTTTCCGACCTCCTGATGACCGTCGTCCGCAAGCCGGACGGCGAAGGCCACGCGGTGCTTACGTTGCGCACATCCGATGGCGACTTCATCCTGGACAACCTCGATAACGAGGTGAAGCCCTGGTTTGCGACATCCTACACCTTCCTGAAGCGTCAAGCCTCGTTCAACACGGGACGTTGGGTCACCATCGAAAACGGCCGCGACCTGCTTGTCGGCGCGTTGAAATAA
- a CDS encoding alpha/beta hydrolase: protein MTDAANLTRKTITVGAGTLARGIAIIHRAARKKTSGPAFVWLGGYRSDMTGTKAVELDALAGELGLSSIRFDYSGHGASGGAFRDGTISRWLEEAIAVLDDIRPKRVILVGSSMGGWITLRLVQELKKRKRAAKVDGIVLIAPAPDFTAELIEPMLTEVERQSLSERGYFEERSEYSTEPNIYTRDLIEDGRKNSVMTGIIETGCPVHILQGMKDPDVPYAHALKLVEFLPADDVVLTLIRDGDHRLSRPQDIEKLRSAVSALILND, encoded by the coding sequence CGACGCAGCCAACCTCACCCGCAAAACGATCACCGTAGGCGCCGGAACGCTTGCGCGGGGGATCGCGATCATCCATCGGGCCGCGCGCAAGAAGACGTCGGGACCGGCCTTCGTCTGGCTCGGCGGCTACCGGTCGGACATGACCGGCACCAAGGCCGTCGAACTCGACGCGCTCGCCGGCGAACTTGGGCTCTCATCCATTCGCTTCGATTATTCCGGCCACGGGGCGTCCGGCGGCGCCTTCCGCGACGGCACGATCTCGCGCTGGCTGGAAGAGGCGATCGCCGTTCTCGACGATATCAGGCCGAAACGCGTCATCCTAGTCGGCTCCTCGATGGGCGGCTGGATTACGCTGCGCCTCGTGCAGGAACTGAAGAAGCGGAAGAGGGCCGCGAAGGTCGACGGCATCGTCCTGATCGCACCAGCGCCGGATTTCACGGCGGAACTGATCGAACCAATGCTTACCGAGGTCGAGCGGCAGTCGCTTAGCGAACGCGGCTATTTTGAGGAGCGCTCCGAATACAGCACCGAACCCAATATCTATACGCGCGACCTGATCGAGGATGGCCGCAAAAACTCGGTGATGACAGGGATTATCGAGACCGGCTGCCCGGTCCATATCCTGCAGGGCATGAAGGACCCGGACGTGCCCTACGCCCACGCGCTGAAACTCGTTGAGTTCCTGCCGGCCGACGATGTCGTGCTGACGCTGATCCGGGATGGCGACCACCGGCTTTCCAGGCCCCAGGATATCGAAAAATTGAGATCCGCAGTCTCGGCCCTAATACTTAATGATTAA